Sequence from the Nocardia brasiliensis genome:
AAGAACGGGGCGCGACCCGGTCGTCCCGACACCTGTGCCCAGCTGGAGAAGACCATCAAGTGGGCCGTCGACGAGGGTGTGCTCGAGGTGCCGGACTAGGCCATCGCGGGTCCGTACCTAGTCCGTACGCCGGAACCTGCTACACCGCAGCGCATTTCACCGCTGGGTCAGTCCATTCGGAAGTCGGCGAAGTCGAAGCCGGGCGAAACGATGCAGCTGACCAGGACGTATTCGTCGCTCGCGGGGCGCGCGGCCTGGGTGACCCCACCGGGTACGACGGCCTGCAGCACCTGTCCGCGCTCCACCTCCGGTCCGAGGATGATCTCCTCGCCGCCGATGCTCAGCGCTAGCGGACCGCCGCGGTGCCACAACCACAGCTCGTCCGAGCGCACGGTATGCGGGGCGGACCGCTCTCCGGGGAGCAGCAGGAAGTGGATCGCGGTCGCGCTGGCCCGGCTGCCCGGATAGCCGTCCGGTGTGAATTCCACCGCACTGCGCCATGTTTCGCGGAACCAGCCGCCTTCGGGGTGCGGCGCGAGGTCGAGTGTGGCAGCCAGTTCGGGTCGGGTTTCGGTCACCACTCGACTATGCCTGATCGCGGCGGCCGGTGTGGGTTCGAAGTGTGTCGCGCACCCGGCCGTCGGCTCAGCTGAACGGACTGCGCGGGCGTTGTTGGAGTTCGCCGTCGAGGTAGATGTCGACCTTCTCGTTGTAGAAGCAGAGCAGGCCCGCGACCTTCTGACTCTCGGGCAGCGGAGTGCGGTAACCCCAGACGTAGTCCTGGTATTCGCGCTCGCCGATGCGGACGCTCCAGTAGTCGGCGGTGCCCTTGTACGGACAGCTGGTGTGCGTGTCCGAGGGGTGCAGCAGGTCCATCCTGACGTCGGTCATCGGGAGGTAATACCGTGCGGGCAAGCCGGTTTCGAAGAGAATATGCGGCGAATGCGACTCGGCGACGGTGACCCCGTCGATCACCACGCGCACATGCCGGGAACTGCCGAGAATGTCGACCCGGGTGTACGGGTTGCGCGGATGGACGTAGATCGGCTCGTCCTCCTCGAACCACTCGTCCATCGCGTTCCATTCCAGCCGCACCAGCTCGTTCAGCTCGGGCAGCGGGGAATCGTGGTAGCGCAGGGCGGCCGCCTGAGCCGTGGTGCCGTCGACCACCACGTCGTACTCCGTCGCTTCGCCGCGGCTGGGGGAGTGGTGGGTCTTGCCGGTCGGCTCGAGCTTCGCGCGCAGATCGGCGACCGGCAGGTAGTACGTCGGATAATGCGGGCTCTCCCAGACCAGCACCGGATGCGCCGTGTCGGCGACCACGTGTCCGCCGAGGAACGCCCGCACCCGCTTCTGGCTCGTCTCGATTCTCACCCGGCCGCGCTGCGTATCGCCCATACCACCCGAGGGTACGCGCGCAGCGATGCCGGGCAAGGTCGTCGACACACCGGCCGTCCGGCCCGCTGGACCCGAGCGGCCGGGCGAGCGTGAAACCTCAGTCGCCGACCGTGATCGCCTCGGCTTCGGCGATGCTGTGTGGTGCGGGATCGTGCTCGTCGATGTGGGCGAGCGCCGCGCGACCGGTGAGCAGGACGAGCACCGCGGCGGCGGTACAGGCCGCGCCGACCCAGAACGGCAGCGCCACGCTGTGCTCGCCGAGCTTGCCTGCCAGGTAGGGCGCGGCCGCGCCGCCTGCGAAGCGCACGAAGCTGTAGGCCGCCGAGGCGGTCGACCGCTCGACCGGCGCGGAGATCATCACGGCCTCGGTGATCAGGGTGTTGTTCACGCCGAGGAACACACCCGCCAGCACGGTCCCGGCGATCAGCACCGGCTTGTGCTCGGCGAAGGCCGCCATCACCGCGAGATCGGCGGCGAACAGTCCGAGCGACAGACCCATCATCGGCAGCGAACCGAACCGGTGCTGCAGCCGTGGCGCCAGGAAGACCGAAGCCAGCGCGAGCAGCACGCCCCAGCCGCAGAAGATGAAGCCGATCGCGTAGGTGCCCATGTCCAGCGGGAACGGGGTGTAGGCGAGCAAGGTGAAGAAGCCGAAGTTGTAGAGCAGCGCGGTGAGGCTGACGGTCAGCAGCCCGCGGTGCCGCAGCGCGCGGAACGGCGCGGCGATCGAGGTGTGGTGGGTCGGCTTCGGTCCATCGGGCAGCAGCGTCACGATGCTGATCAGCGCCACGGCCATCAGCACCGAGACACCGAAAAACGGTCCACGCCAGCTGATTCCACCGAGCACGCCGCCGAGCAGCGGTCCGGTGGCGATACCGATGCCCAGCGCGGCCTCGTAGAGGATGATCGCGCGGGCGACGCCACCGCTGGCCGCGCCGACGATGGTGGCCAGCGCGGTGGCGATGAACAGGGCGTTGCCGAGCCCCCAGCCGGCGCGGAAGCCGACGATCTGGGTGACGGTGCTGGACATCCCGGCCAGGGCCGCGAACACGATGATGATGGCCAGGCCGGCCAGCAGTGTCTTCTTCGCGCCGAACCGGCTCGACACCACGCCGGTGATCAGCATGGCCACGCCCGTCACCAGCATGTAGCTGGTGAACAGCAGCGACACCTGCGCGGGCGAGGCGTGTAACTGCTCGCCGATCGGCTTCAGGATGGGGTCGACCAGCCCGATGCCCATGAACGCGATGACGCTCGCGAAGGCAACGGCCCAAACGGCTTTCGGCTGCCGGGTCTGCTCGGTGGGGTCCGCGTTCGTGGCGCGGTCTACTGCCAAAGTACTCATCGATGTTCCCTCGAGATCGGATGATGCTGTCGCGTAGCCGTTTTCAGGGCCTCCAACAGTTCGTTGAGATCGGTGTCCAGCCGCGCGAGCCGCGCGGTGTCGAAGCCTTCGAGCCGGGTGGTGAGTGCGGTCGCGAAGGCCTGACGCGCCTGGGTGAGCCGAGTGCGTCCGGCCGGGGTGAGCTCGACGACGACGGCCCTGGAATCGTCCGGGTCTCTGCGCCTGGTCGCGAATCCGTCCGCGACCAGGCGCCCGATCAGCGTCGTTGCCGCCGGTTGCGAACATCGATCGATCCTGGCGAACTCGCTCACCCGCACCGCACCGTGCTCATCGAGCACGGCGAGCGCGCGCAGTACGGCTCGCGGCAGGTCGTCGCCGCTGATCACCCCGGCCAGCCGGGTGAGCCTGCCCGCGGTAACGAGTAGATCGACGACGATGTCATCCGCTGTGGGTTCCTGAGCATGCTGCACCAGGATATTATTACATAAGCTAACTATATAAGTCTCGTTAACCCGATCACGCGGGAAAAATTGCAGGTCACCGTCACTGCAATCGACGGAGCTAGGCGTCGGGTGCTTCCCAACGGTAGCTTTCATGATGTCCCCCGGGAGGAGCCCTACCGTATGACGTACCGGCTCCGAGCCGACCCGGCGCACATCGAAGCGGTGACGGCAAAGCTGGCGGGCCTCGACGAGTTCGTCGTCGAGTCGCTGCGTGAGATCGACGAGCGAATCGCGGCCGTTCAGCACAACTGGTCCGGCACACCGTGCGCGATAGCGGCGCAGGAGACTGAGCTATGCCTGAAGAGATCTACGGCAAGATCTTCTATGGTCCCGATGAGGCGGAGCCGCTGCCGCCGGACGAGATTGCTCGGTTGAAAGAGCGGTTTGCCGCCTTCAACCAGAAGCGCGATGCGGTGCCTGAAGAGGACCGCATTCATCTGCGGGACAGGTTCGGTGATGACGCCCTCGGCACCGAGGGCGATCAGCAGTATTGGGCTGAGGTCGAGGAGCGGAAGAAGCGGGGGGAGTATTGGGGGTAGGGGTTAGGCGGGTTGGGGGAGGGGGCGGCGGGGGGTGCCGAAGAGGTGGGCGTCGCCGTGGGCGCGTTTGAAGAAGAGGTGGGCGTCGTGTTCCCAGGTGATGGCGATGCCGCCGTGTAGTTGCACGGTTTCGGCGACGATGGTGCTGAGGGCATCGCAGCAGTGCAGGCGGGCGACCCAGACGTCTTCGGCGGCGCCGGGCGCCTGCTCGGTGACCGCGAGGGTGGCGGCCAGCGCGGCGGACTTGGCGGATTCCAGGAGCACGTACATATCGGCCATCCGGTGTTTGAGCGCCTGGAAGCTGCCGATGGCGCGGCCGAACTGGACCCGGGACTTGGTGTAGTCGACGGTCAGCTCCAGGCAGCGTTCGGCGGCGCCGACCTGCTCGGCCGCGACTGCGGCCCAAGCGATTTCGCGCAATCGCGTACGGAGCGCGACAGGATCGCCGGTGTCGAGGCGGCGGGCCGCCACATCGGTGAAGGTGATGCTGCTCAGCTTGCGGGTCGGGTCCATGGTCGGCACCGTCGGTCGGGAAACGCCCGCGGTGTCGGCCGGTACCTCGAAGAGCCCTTGGTCGGTGACCACGACCAGAGTGTCGGCGGCAATCCCGTCGAGAACGTAATGCGCTGTGCCGGTGAGCTTTCCGCCGGACTCGCGGACTCCCGGTTCGTCCCAGCCGTTTTCGCCGGCCCAGCAGAGCGCCAGAGTCCGCGTGCCCGCCGCCACCTCCGGCAGCAGCCGCGCGGCCGCCTCGGTGTCCTCGGACAGCAGCACGGCCTGCGCGCCGAGCACGGCGGAACCGAGCATCGGCACCCCGGCCAGCGTGCGCC
This genomic interval carries:
- a CDS encoding cupin domain-containing protein gives rise to the protein MTETRPELAATLDLAPHPEGGWFRETWRSAVEFTPDGYPGSRASATAIHFLLLPGERSAPHTVRSDELWLWHRGGPLALSIGGEEIILGPEVERGQVLQAVVPGGVTQAARPASDEYVLVSCIVSPGFDFADFRMD
- a CDS encoding DUF427 domain-containing protein yields the protein MGDTQRGRVRIETSQKRVRAFLGGHVVADTAHPVLVWESPHYPTYYLPVADLRAKLEPTGKTHHSPSRGEATEYDVVVDGTTAQAAALRYHDSPLPELNELVRLEWNAMDEWFEEDEPIYVHPRNPYTRVDILGSSRHVRVVIDGVTVAESHSPHILFETGLPARYYLPMTDVRMDLLHPSDTHTSCPYKGTADYWSVRIGEREYQDYVWGYRTPLPESQKVAGLLCFYNEKVDIYLDGELQQRPRSPFS
- a CDS encoding MFS transporter; the protein is MSTLAVDRATNADPTEQTRQPKAVWAVAFASVIAFMGIGLVDPILKPIGEQLHASPAQVSLLFTSYMLVTGVAMLITGVVSSRFGAKKTLLAGLAIIIVFAALAGMSSTVTQIVGFRAGWGLGNALFIATALATIVGAASGGVARAIILYEAALGIGIATGPLLGGVLGGISWRGPFFGVSVLMAVALISIVTLLPDGPKPTHHTSIAAPFRALRHRGLLTVSLTALLYNFGFFTLLAYTPFPLDMGTYAIGFIFCGWGVLLALASVFLAPRLQHRFGSLPMMGLSLGLFAADLAVMAAFAEHKPVLIAGTVLAGVFLGVNNTLITEAVMISAPVERSTASAAYSFVRFAGGAAAPYLAGKLGEHSVALPFWVGAACTAAAVLVLLTGRAALAHIDEHDPAPHSIAEAEAITVGD
- a CDS encoding MarR family winged helix-turn-helix transcriptional regulator, which produces MQHAQEPTADDIVVDLLVTAGRLTRLAGVISGDDLPRAVLRALAVLDEHGAVRVSEFARIDRCSQPAATTLIGRLVADGFATRRRDPDDSRAVVVELTPAGRTRLTQARQAFATALTTRLEGFDTARLARLDTDLNELLEALKTATRQHHPISREHR
- a CDS encoding acyl-CoA dehydrogenase family protein; translated protein: MTNTELQEFTASVRALLTKHAGSAAVRAAMGTELGYDPALWRLLCEQIGVAALAIPEEYGGFGASLVESLLVVGELGRTLAGVPMLGSAVLGAQAVLLSEDTEAAARLLPEVAAGTRTLALCWAGENGWDEPGVRESGGKLTGTAHYVLDGIAADTLVVVTDQGLFEVPADTAGVSRPTVPTMDPTRKLSSITFTDVAARRLDTGDPVALRTRLREIAWAAVAAEQVGAAERCLELTVDYTKSRVQFGRAIGSFQALKHRMADMYVLLESAKSAALAATLAVTEQAPGAAEDVWVARLHCCDALSTIVAETVQLHGGIAITWEHDAHLFFKRAHGDAHLFGTPRRPLPQPA